A genomic window from Algoriphagus sp. Y33 includes:
- a CDS encoding PHB depolymerase family esterase — protein MKVSMNWPIIKTFGIILITLISCVQEEPPKEFRFYQEMIIDGIKRTYLVNLPPNYYQQEGTRKFPVVVALHGTGGNAGQAERDYGLTPKATESEYVIVYPEGVPRSGPLGIRTWNAGKCCDYAMESQTDDVGFVSTVIDVMVGQYQGDPKKIFVTGMSNGAMLAYRLACEIPEKITAVAPVSGTMMARNCTSDKALPILHIHSVLDKIIPFNGGIGLAGYHFASVDSALAVWSSINELPIVPLESRFQDYTYKLWENGTNYTIELFVTEDGGHSWPGGNIARPGADSPSSAVDATELIWDFFRRH, from the coding sequence ATGAAAGTATCCATGAATTGGCCAATTATCAAAACATTCGGAATAATCCTGATCACCTTGATTTCCTGTGTGCAGGAAGAGCCTCCCAAGGAATTCCGGTTTTATCAGGAAATGATCATAGACGGAATAAAGAGAACCTACCTCGTTAATCTTCCGCCAAATTATTATCAGCAGGAGGGAACCCGGAAATTTCCTGTTGTGGTTGCCTTACATGGCACTGGAGGAAATGCCGGGCAAGCAGAGCGGGATTACGGACTCACGCCCAAAGCAACTGAGTCAGAATACGTCATTGTCTACCCGGAAGGAGTACCGAGATCAGGACCATTGGGTATCCGAACCTGGAATGCCGGGAAATGCTGTGACTATGCGATGGAAAGTCAGACAGATGATGTCGGTTTTGTTTCCACAGTGATTGATGTCATGGTTGGGCAGTATCAGGGTGATCCTAAGAAAATATTTGTTACAGGAATGTCAAACGGTGCAATGCTTGCCTACCGTTTGGCCTGCGAAATACCTGAAAAGATCACTGCTGTTGCCCCGGTCAGCGGGACCATGATGGCAAGGAATTGTACTTCAGATAAAGCTCTTCCAATACTGCATATTCATTCGGTATTGGATAAGATTATTCCTTTTAATGGTGGAATTGGACTGGCAGGATATCATTTTGCTTCAGTTGATTCAGCACTTGCCGTGTGGAGTTCTATTAATGAGCTTCCGATTGTTCCCCTAGAGAGCCGATTTCAGGATTACACCTATAAGTTATGGGAAAATGGGACAAATTACACCATTGAACTTTTTGTAACTGAAGATGGGGGGCATTCCTGGCCAGGTGGTAATATAGCCAGACCCGGAGCGGACTCTCCTTCTTCAGCGGTAGATGCTACGGAATTAATCTGGGACTTTTTTCGGAGGCATTAA
- a CDS encoding helix-turn-helix transcriptional regulator → MNYQIVTPQICLRPFIQYCWTLETKRMNSAVLELITTADNSSGIMLQCAQLKGEGLYNGKGKALPGCFLYGQQTGPGRYFVQTHISIAGVVFQPQGIHKLFRFPAFKATNRIIAFKEFCSESYKFNLNKQLPALDRLALLETFLISKIPGNSSEDQSFTRVLKQIQNQPELFSVSELKDLLGISTRQLERKFNQTIGVSPGYYLRVMRFKKAMELIKSGEFNKFSDIAYSLYYTDQSHFIKEVRYFSGLNPKKLIGFRSKYLNELGLPVSMVNLADFKITDNFI, encoded by the coding sequence ATGAACTACCAGATTGTTACGCCTCAAATTTGCCTTCGTCCATTCATTCAATACTGTTGGACGCTGGAAACAAAACGGATGAATTCTGCTGTTTTGGAATTAATAACCACTGCCGATAATTCCTCAGGTATCATGTTACAGTGTGCTCAGTTAAAAGGTGAGGGGCTATACAATGGAAAAGGCAAAGCATTGCCAGGCTGTTTTCTGTATGGGCAACAAACTGGTCCAGGAAGATATTTTGTCCAAACACATATTTCAATAGCGGGTGTAGTTTTTCAGCCACAAGGGATTCACAAGCTTTTCCGATTTCCGGCATTTAAGGCAACCAATAGAATCATAGCATTCAAAGAATTTTGTAGTGAATCGTATAAATTCAATTTGAATAAACAATTACCTGCGTTGGATCGATTGGCCTTGCTTGAAACGTTCCTAATTTCAAAAATCCCCGGTAATTCCAGTGAAGATCAATCTTTTACCAGAGTATTAAAACAAATACAAAATCAACCCGAATTATTTTCCGTGTCAGAATTGAAGGATTTGTTGGGAATCTCAACCCGACAACTGGAAAGAAAATTTAATCAGACAATCGGGGTAAGTCCTGGCTATTATTTACGGGTAATGAGGTTTAAAAAAGCAATGGAATTAATTAAATCAGGTGAATTCAATAAATTCTCAGATATCGCATACTCTTTGTATTATACAGATCAATCTCATTTCATTAAAGAAGTTCGATACTTTTCGGGTTTGAATCCTAAAAAACTAATCGGTTTTAGATCGAAGTATTTAAATGAACTGGGGCTCCCGGTTTCTATGGTTAACCTTGCTGATTTTAAAATCACAGACAATTTCATCTGA
- a CDS encoding DoxX family protein has protein sequence MFSLFMVLGAIPDILMIDEAKEVAKHLGYPLYLLPFLGVAKTLGAITIVIPKFDRLKEWAYAGLSINLIGAIYSIIQTDGFGSDIIIPSIGVLFLTVSYIFWVRSKTIK, from the coding sequence ATATTTTCCTTATTCATGGTATTAGGGGCTATTCCTGATATTTTAATGATTGACGAAGCAAAGGAAGTTGCAAAACATTTAGGCTACCCTTTATATCTATTGCCATTTCTAGGTGTTGCAAAAACTTTAGGTGCAATCACAATCGTGATACCAAAATTTGACAGACTAAAAGAATGGGCTTATGCAGGTTTGAGTATAAATCTAATAGGGGCAATCTATTCAATAATCCAAACAGATGGTTTTGGTTCAGATATTATTATTCCTTCTATTGGTGTTTTATTTCTCACGGTTTCTTACATTTTTTGGGTTAGGTCTAAGACAATTAAATAA
- a CDS encoding dihydrofolate reductase family protein: protein MSKVIFDSGISLDGFFAGDNRGPSNPMGGVSGKIHMWTLNQKAFWEYLGMEGGKEDNFEGQLIRDVNARTGAFIMGKRMFEEGEASWPEDLYKADVYVLTHEKREPWVQKGKTIFYYINDGIESALEKARQSAKGKDIRIQGGANTIQQFLNAGLVDEFFIHIAPVFLGDGIRLFDGIDKDKYDIQIVEVIPSELTTHLRYKLAKK, encoded by the coding sequence ATGAGCAAAGTAATCTTTGACAGCGGAATATCACTTGACGGTTTTTTCGCAGGAGACAACAGAGGGCCAAGTAATCCAATGGGTGGAGTTTCAGGAAAAATCCATATGTGGACACTTAATCAAAAGGCGTTTTGGGAATATTTAGGAATGGAAGGTGGCAAAGAAGATAATTTTGAAGGTCAACTTATTAGAGATGTAAATGCAAGAACAGGAGCATTTATTATGGGAAAACGAATGTTTGAAGAAGGGGAAGCAAGTTGGCCAGAAGACTTGTATAAAGCAGACGTTTATGTATTGACACACGAAAAGCGCGAACCTTGGGTTCAGAAAGGGAAGACAATATTTTACTACATTAATGACGGAATAGAAAGTGCCTTAGAAAAAGCAAGACAATCGGCAAAAGGAAAGGATATTAGAATACAGGGTGGAGCAAACACTATTCAACAATTTTTAAATGCCGGACTTGTGGACGAATTTTTCATTCACATTGCTCCTGTTTTTTTAGGTGATGGTATTCGGCTCTTTGACGGCATTGACAAAGACAAGTATGACATCCAAATCGTAGAAGTGATACCGTCAGAATTGACAACACATTTAAGGTACAAATTGGCGAAGAAATGA
- a CDS encoding VOC family protein, with protein MTEIKQNLENQKNGAIELCHLIILAKDKIKTADFITTLLDLPRAIPADGPVPYFFRCIEFGNDVTILITEFKEHPIGYYAFKVTSDHFEKIVEKMKKEKMDFWADPRMQRPFEIYEQDGNKGFYVIDPS; from the coding sequence ATGACAGAAATAAAACAAAATTTAGAGAACCAAAAAAATGGAGCAATAGAGTTATGTCATTTAATCATTTTGGCTAAAGACAAAATCAAAACGGCTGATTTTATTACAACTCTTTTAGACCTACCAAGAGCAATTCCTGCTGACGGCCCTGTACCTTATTTTTTCCGTTGTATTGAATTTGGAAATGATGTTACAATACTTATAACTGAATTCAAGGAACATCCAATTGGTTATTACGCTTTTAAAGTAACAAGCGACCATTTCGAAAAAATAGTTGAAAAAATGAAGAAAGAGAAAATGGACTTTTGGGCAGACCCAAGAATGCAAAGGCCATTTGAAATCTATGAACAAGACGGGAATAAAGGCTTTTATGTGATTGACCCCTCCTGA
- the erm gene encoding 23S ribosomal RNA methyltransferase Erm, translating to MTKKKLPVRFTGQHFTIDKVLIEDAIKQANINSQDTVLDIGAGKGFLTVHLLKITNNVVAIENDTALVEHLRKLFSNARNVKVVGCDFRNFEVPKTPFKVVSNIPYGITSDIFKILMFKSLENFQGGSIVLQLEPAQKLFSNKLYNPYTVFYHTFFDLKLLYEVSPESFLPPPTVKSALLSIKRKQSTSDLVLKVKYLAFVSYLLQQPDLSVKTALKSIFRKSQVRSISEKFGINLNAQTACLSASQWKNCFLEMLEIIPEKFHPS from the coding sequence ATGACAAAAAAGAAATTGCCCGTTCGTTTCACGGGTCAGCACTTTACAATTGATAAAGTGCTCATAGAAGATGCAATAAAACAAGCAAATATAAATAGTCAGGACACGGTTTTAGATATTGGAGCAGGCAAGGGGTTTCTTACTGTTCATTTATTAAAAATCACCAACAATGTTGTAGCTATTGAAAACGACACAGCTTTAGTTGAACATTTACGGAAATTATTTTCTAATGCCCGTAATGTTAAAGTTGTCGGTTGTGATTTCAGAAATTTTGAGGTTCCCAAAACTCCCTTTAAAGTGGTGTCCAATATTCCTTATGGCATTACTTCCGATATTTTCAAAATTCTGATGTTTAAGAGTCTTGAAAATTTCCAGGGAGGTTCTATAGTCCTTCAATTAGAGCCTGCACAAAAGTTATTTTCGAACAAGCTTTACAATCCCTATACCGTTTTCTATCATACATTCTTTGATTTAAAACTACTTTATGAGGTAAGTCCTGAAAGCTTTCTGCCCCCACCAACTGTCAAGTCAGCTCTGTTAAGCATTAAAAGAAAACAGTCGACTTCTGATTTGGTGCTTAAAGTCAAATATTTAGCCTTTGTCTCCTATCTGTTACAGCAGCCTGACTTATCTGTCAAAACTGCTTTAAAATCAATTTTCAGAAAAAGTCAGGTCAGGTCAATTTCGGAAAAGTTCGGAATAAACCTTAATGCTCAAACTGCTTGTTTGTCTGCAAGTCAATGGAAAAACTGTTTTTTAGAAATGTTGGAGATTATCCCCGAAAAGTTCCACCCTTCATAG
- a CDS encoding helix-turn-helix transcriptional regulator: METRRDVFQAIADPTRRAIIMLLTVGAMTPNALAEHFNSSRQAVSKHLQILTECEVLKQEQQGREIHYHLNADKMKDIEIWLEQFRQLLAKRFNQLDTVLEQLKSKGK; encoded by the coding sequence ATGGAAACAAGACGGGACGTTTTTCAAGCAATTGCTGACCCTACAAGAAGAGCTATCATCATGCTTTTAACTGTAGGCGCAATGACACCAAATGCACTTGCTGAGCATTTTAATTCAAGTAGACAAGCCGTTTCAAAGCATTTACAAATTCTGACAGAATGCGAAGTACTAAAGCAGGAGCAACAAGGTAGAGAAATTCACTATCACCTAAATGCCGACAAAATGAAAGATATAGAAATATGGTTAGAACAATTTAGGCAATTGCTCGCCAAACGTTTTAACCAATTGGACACCGTTTTAGAACAATTAAAATCAAAAGGAAAATGA
- a CDS encoding SRPBCC domain-containing protein produces the protein MNPNLKFDFIVNKENNTVNVKREFAANLELVWEAWTNPEILDQWWAPKPYKTRTKSMDFREGGMWLYEMFNTESKNQKECHWCKNDYIKIVHQSMFSGLDAFCDENGIVNQEMPRTQWTNLFNENGEKTLVTITAQYDSLADLEKIIEMGFKEGFTMAMENLDQYIEAKFKLRQENKTNNNARVCTYLNFDGKTEEAFLFYKSAFKTEFIGKGIERFEEIPPSVEHPPMPEAVKKMVLHVELPILGGHILMGTDAPKEMGFTLTKGNTMHICLEPESREEAERLFTELSAGGNVTMPLADMFFGAYFGEFSDKFGINWMINYHSK, from the coding sequence ATGAATCCAAATTTAAAATTTGACTTTATAGTCAACAAAGAAAACAATACAGTAAATGTAAAGCGTGAGTTTGCCGCAAATCTTGAACTAGTTTGGGAAGCTTGGACAAATCCTGAAATTCTTGATCAATGGTGGGCTCCCAAACCCTACAAAACGAGAACCAAGTCAATGGATTTTAGAGAAGGGGGAATGTGGCTTTACGAAATGTTTAATACCGAAAGTAAAAACCAGAAAGAATGCCATTGGTGTAAAAATGATTACATCAAAATTGTGCATCAGTCTATGTTTTCGGGCTTAGATGCATTTTGTGATGAAAACGGAATTGTAAACCAAGAAATGCCAAGAACTCAATGGACAAATCTGTTTAATGAAAACGGAGAAAAAACCCTTGTAACCATTACAGCCCAATATGATAGTCTTGCTGACTTAGAAAAGATTATTGAAATGGGTTTTAAAGAAGGCTTTACAATGGCTATGGAAAATCTAGACCAATACATAGAAGCAAAATTCAAACTTCGCCAGGAAAACAAAACCAATAACAATGCAAGGGTTTGTACTTACTTAAATTTTGACGGAAAAACCGAAGAAGCATTTTTGTTTTACAAATCTGCTTTTAAAACAGAATTTATAGGAAAAGGCATCGAGCGATTTGAAGAAATTCCGCCAAGTGTCGAGCATCCGCCAATGCCGGAAGCAGTCAAGAAAATGGTATTGCACGTAGAACTTCCCATTCTTGGCGGGCATATTTTAATGGGGACAGATGCCCCAAAAGAAATGGGCTTTACACTTACAAAAGGCAATACTATGCACATTTGCCTCGAACCCGAATCTAGAGAAGAAGCAGAACGGCTGTTCACGGAGCTATCTGCTGGCGGAAATGTTACAATGCCATTGGCAGATATGTTTTTCGGTGCTTATTTCGGAGAATTTTCGGACAAATTTGGAATCAATTGGATGATTAACTATCACAGCAAATAA
- a CDS encoding DUF998 domain-containing protein, with translation MLPYIVIGLSSLSLLSLIVLHFVSPNFKPSWRMISEYALGNHKWLIILFFICWGLAFMLLTIPLWTEVSSIWAKIGVVLVFI, from the coding sequence ATGCTACCTTACATCGTCATTGGATTAAGCTCATTATCCTTACTTAGTTTAATTGTATTGCATTTCGTTAGTCCAAATTTTAAACCCAGCTGGCGAATGATAAGCGAATACGCTTTAGGAAATCACAAATGGCTCATCATCTTATTTTTTATTTGCTGGGGCCTGGCATTCATGCTACTCACTATTCCTCTTTGGACAGAAGTAAGTAGTATTTGGGCAAAAATTGGTGTTGTATTGGTTTTTATTTGA
- a CDS encoding DoxX family membrane protein codes for MKKKVLNVLSIIFGLLLINGGLDKFLHYMPVPEDLPAALQADNLAFMEIEWLMPLVGFAELLGGILILFPKTRALGALVVFPVMIGVLLTHFFVAPEGLVIALIIWAILLWIIFENRSKYLKLLE; via the coding sequence ATGAAAAAGAAAGTCTTAAACGTACTGTCCATAATTTTTGGACTTTTACTCATCAATGGCGGGCTAGACAAATTTCTGCATTATATGCCTGTACCAGAAGATTTGCCAGCGGCATTACAAGCCGACAATTTAGCATTTATGGAAATAGAATGGTTAATGCCATTAGTAGGGTTTGCAGAGCTTTTAGGCGGTATATTAATTCTTTTCCCAAAAACAAGAGCGTTGGGTGCTTTAGTAGTTTTCCCAGTAATGATTGGCGTTTTACTCACACATTTTTTTGTAGCTCCAGAAGGGTTGGTTATTGCGTTGATAATTTGGGCAATTTTACTTTGGATAATTTTTGAAAATAGAAGCAAATACTTGAAATTATTAGAATAA
- a CDS encoding VOC family protein, which produces MLTKVIKITILVNDLEEAKNFYVNKLGFSAVSDMVFSAEWRYLTVAPKKDNATVFEVLKAETPEQKKQVGKQAGGQVLVMFESDNIIDDFNRMKAKGIVFNGEPAEVPEGKGVGFKDLYGNQFDIYQPD; this is translated from the coding sequence ATGCTAACAAAAGTTATTAAAATCACCATTTTGGTGAATGACTTAGAAGAAGCTAAAAACTTTTATGTGAACAAGTTAGGTTTTAGTGCGGTTAGTGATATGGTTTTCTCTGCTGAATGGCGTTACCTGACAGTAGCACCTAAAAAAGACAATGCAACTGTATTCGAAGTACTCAAAGCCGAAACGCCCGAACAAAAAAAGCAAGTAGGAAAACAAGCAGGTGGGCAAGTTCTCGTAATGTTTGAATCTGATAATATAATTGACGATTTTAACAGAATGAAAGCGAAAGGAATCGTTTTTAATGGAGAACCAGCGGAAGTGCCAGAAGGCAAAGGTGTAGGATTTAAAGATTTGTATGGAAACCAATTTGACATCTATCAACCCGATTAA
- a CDS encoding JAB domain-containing protein — protein sequence MDALEGKIDLFEVAEIKLSYSARIKTSLRPKVASSRQVYDVFFQAWEDDRIEFVEDFKGMLLSRANRVLGIVSISSGGAAGTVVDVKLVFAAAIKANASSVTLAHNHPSGNLMPSEQDKRLKTKRAKEAGKILDIPVLDHLIMTVEGYCSFADDWEL from the coding sequence ATGGATGCTTTAGAAGGAAAAATTGATTTATTTGAAGTGGCTGAGATCAAGCTTAGCTATAGTGCCAGGATTAAAACGTCCTTACGCCCAAAGGTGGCGAGTTCAAGGCAGGTCTATGACGTGTTTTTCCAAGCCTGGGAAGATGACAGAATCGAATTTGTTGAAGATTTTAAGGGAATGCTGCTTTCCAGAGCCAATAGGGTGCTCGGGATCGTAAGCATCAGTTCAGGCGGAGCAGCAGGGACTGTGGTGGATGTAAAGCTGGTTTTTGCTGCAGCAATAAAAGCCAATGCAAGCTCTGTGACACTGGCCCATAACCATCCTTCCGGAAATCTGATGCCTTCAGAACAGGACAAGCGGTTGAAGACCAAACGGGCTAAGGAAGCAGGAAAGATCCTGGATATCCCGGTATTGGACCATCTGATAATGACAGTCGAAGGGTATTGTTCCTTTGCGGACGATTGGGAGCTTTAG
- a CDS encoding ABC transporter permease, giving the protein MSSILYLFAADYLKLVAVVLTIASPIAWFGMNSWLNDFAYKISLQWWMFLVAGLIAAMVAMATVSVRVIWAAQLNPVKSLRSE; this is encoded by the coding sequence GTGTCCAGTATCCTTTACCTATTTGCGGCGGATTACCTCAAATTGGTGGCAGTGGTGCTGACGATAGCATCTCCCATAGCCTGGTTTGGCATGAATAGCTGGCTGAATGATTTTGCATATAAGATTTCACTCCAATGGTGGATGTTTCTTGTTGCGGGTCTGATCGCTGCTATGGTAGCGATGGCGACAGTTAGTGTAAGGGTGATTTGGGCAGCCCAACTCAATCCTGTCAAATCACTCCGCTCGGAGTAA
- a CDS encoding LuxR C-terminal-related transcriptional regulator, producing MDKLILDNAQKIWTEIAQYKTPGDLKLEIELYKKLINIFNVGEYYYMVFNPPEMVIEYTSPSIQEVLGYMPDEFTLNHLMEIIHPDDLPFFLDFEATVTDFWSKLPPEKVMKYKSRYDYRIRKKNGEYLRILQQIITIQSDEDGAVLRTFVVHTDISHLKKDNKMVLSFIGIDGEPSYVDIKPIRQLQPQRELFTKREKQVLGLMFENKTSQDIARLLNVSKSTIASHRKNILKKTNTHNVLDLLRLGLEKGWI from the coding sequence ATGGATAAGCTGATTTTAGACAACGCCCAAAAAATCTGGACAGAAATAGCCCAATATAAAACCCCAGGTGATCTCAAACTAGAGATAGAACTTTACAAAAAGTTAATCAATATTTTCAATGTAGGGGAATATTACTATATGGTATTCAACCCACCTGAAATGGTGATTGAATATACAAGTCCTTCCATTCAGGAAGTCTTGGGTTATATGCCTGATGAATTCACTCTTAATCATTTGATGGAAATTATCCATCCAGATGACCTGCCCTTTTTCTTGGATTTTGAAGCAACTGTAACAGATTTCTGGTCGAAACTTCCACCGGAAAAGGTTATGAAATATAAAAGCCGATATGATTATAGGATCAGAAAAAAGAATGGGGAGTACCTGCGCATCCTACAGCAGATTATTACAATTCAAAGTGATGAAGACGGGGCCGTTTTGCGGACTTTTGTAGTACATACAGACATTTCCCATCTTAAGAAAGACAACAAGATGGTACTGTCCTTCATTGGGATTGACGGGGAGCCTTCCTATGTGGACATTAAACCAATCCGTCAACTTCAGCCTCAGCGAGAACTGTTCACCAAACGGGAGAAACAGGTGTTGGGTCTGATGTTTGAGAACAAAACTTCCCAGGACATTGCAAGGCTATTGAATGTAAGCAAGAGTACCATCGCCAGCCACCGGAAAAATATTTTAAAAAAAACCAATACACATAATGTGCTTGATCTGCTCAGGCTCGGGCTGGAAAAAGGCTGGATATAA
- a CDS encoding lipopolysaccharide assembly protein LapB produces MRIIFTLLIMICSGIVSAQTSEFTQLESRMAALIEKEQWDDVLVLGPDLVIEEPFRGDGYYYTAYGFMKIGELEKAADWLEKAKGMSDDQLDEKISELEELIERTALVSEAAQWQEQGQAEKSAAQWEELWKMDKSQVEYALNALDIYIVTGEYEAAMAILDDPIIQKDPSSIPLRNAVSQTPEMQQVQKFHAALESGNESLASGNFALAMSRFNQALEIRPSDTEARSGLAKAADEEAWRLARELNTIDSLEEYLSGGTIKSHRGEAEQILRNSMITFGEEYAIKGDMDRMEYYLGKLKNEYAFDQNDVEYADGLLIATYERVAKTNSREKRYTPLSNAITYYSRAGQLNHEHSYKAEIRSVERRLKRYHRPDLNYLAFVYDTVTNVGISFGGVKNRKLGLYMTFRMDTDVLLSSADYTMNEDGSFSGPMDYGDVRPEGNIRSGSMDVIFGMTKKISYPVWIYLGGGISYIREWQKMSMYDTDGVLYQTDWVSLTDSEAIKPMAEAGLIVNVKRIHLRGGIKTGDFENLEDFTLSFGIGYSFFE; encoded by the coding sequence ATGAGAATAATTTTTACGCTTTTGATAATGATCTGCTCAGGAATAGTTTCAGCGCAAACTTCCGAATTTACACAGTTGGAAAGCAGGATGGCGGCATTGATTGAAAAAGAACAGTGGGACGATGTACTGGTTCTTGGGCCCGACTTGGTAATAGAAGAGCCCTTTCGTGGGGATGGCTATTATTACACGGCTTACGGCTTTATGAAAATCGGGGAGCTGGAAAAGGCAGCTGACTGGCTGGAAAAGGCAAAAGGAATGTCGGACGATCAGTTGGATGAAAAAATCAGCGAGTTGGAAGAGCTTATAGAACGAACCGCCCTGGTTTCCGAGGCTGCCCAATGGCAAGAGCAGGGGCAGGCTGAAAAGTCGGCAGCCCAATGGGAGGAACTTTGGAAAATGGACAAATCCCAGGTAGAGTATGCCCTGAATGCCTTGGACATCTATATCGTCACCGGTGAGTATGAGGCGGCAATGGCAATCCTGGATGACCCCATAATCCAGAAAGACCCTTCGTCTATCCCTTTACGGAATGCAGTCAGCCAGACACCGGAAATGCAACAGGTGCAAAAATTCCACGCTGCACTTGAATCGGGAAATGAAAGCCTGGCTTCCGGTAACTTTGCTCTGGCAATGAGCCGGTTTAATCAAGCGCTGGAAATTAGACCCTCGGACACCGAGGCGAGAAGTGGGTTGGCAAAGGCAGCCGATGAAGAGGCATGGAGGCTGGCAAGGGAACTCAATACCATTGATTCTCTTGAGGAATATCTCAGTGGAGGTACAATCAAAAGCCATAGGGGAGAAGCCGAACAGATCTTGAGAAATTCCATGATCACGTTCGGAGAGGAATACGCCATCAAAGGAGATATGGACAGGATGGAATATTATCTGGGTAAATTGAAAAATGAATATGCCTTTGACCAAAACGATGTGGAGTATGCCGATGGACTACTGATCGCTACTTATGAGCGTGTGGCTAAAACAAACAGCAGGGAAAAACGCTATACTCCGCTCAGCAATGCTATCACCTATTATAGTCGGGCCGGGCAGCTGAATCATGAGCATTCTTACAAGGCAGAAATCCGCTCTGTAGAGAGAAGGCTAAAGAGATATCATAGACCTGATCTGAATTATCTGGCCTTTGTATACGATACAGTCACCAATGTAGGGATAAGTTTTGGGGGGGTGAAGAACAGAAAATTGGGTCTTTACATGACCTTTCGTATGGATACCGATGTACTGCTTTCCTCTGCCGACTATACCATGAATGAAGACGGGTCCTTTTCTGGTCCGATGGATTATGGGGATGTACGGCCTGAGGGGAATATAAGGTCAGGGTCCATGGATGTGATTTTTGGCATGACCAAAAAGATAAGCTATCCTGTCTGGATTTATCTCGGCGGAGGCATTAGCTATATCCGCGAATGGCAGAAAATGTCTATGTATGATACTGATGGCGTTCTTTACCAGACAGATTGGGTGTCGCTGACGGATAGTGAGGCCATAAAGCCCATGGCAGAAGCGGGACTGATTGTCAATGTGAAGCGGATTCACTTGAGGGGAGGGATTAAAACTGGGGACTTTGAAAATCTGGAGGACTTTACGCTGAGTTTTGGCATTGGTTATTCATTTTTTGAGTAG
- a CDS encoding outer membrane beta-barrel protein, protein MKYFILVACLLISILVQAQDLKMNVLSIQAQSIGGDVSYGGYFKGNGYGFNYSRYVGKKLFADIGYGYYQYNGSGDSTVFVNRKTEEALWNMRHIRFGMGYDILKSNRLTLKGKVGALLLTNNLVDEIWDSGGEITLRSTKRITDKTIELGLLGDYSLGDGWSAVAELSRGMGLQRYKTSSVKLGVAYSF, encoded by the coding sequence ATGAAGTATTTTATTCTAGTAGCTTGTCTATTGATTTCAATACTTGTTCAAGCACAGGATCTGAAGATGAACGTATTGAGCATTCAGGCTCAGTCAATAGGTGGGGACGTGTCCTATGGAGGCTATTTCAAAGGAAATGGATATGGATTCAACTATAGCCGATATGTGGGTAAAAAGCTCTTTGCTGACATAGGATATGGCTACTATCAGTACAATGGCAGTGGAGATTCTACTGTTTTTGTGAATAGGAAAACGGAGGAAGCATTGTGGAATATGCGTCACATACGCTTCGGTATGGGATACGACATTTTAAAAAGTAACAGACTCACCTTAAAAGGAAAAGTCGGAGCTTTATTACTCACTAACAATCTGGTTGATGAAATTTGGGATTCCGGTGGGGAAATCACACTTAGGTCAACAAAAAGGATAACAGATAAGACCATCGAGCTTGGATTATTGGGGGATTATTCTTTGGGAGATGGCTGGAGTGCGGTGGCCGAATTGTCACGGGGTATGGGGCTACAAAGATACAAAACCTCTTCGGTTAAGTTGGGAGTAGCTTATTCCTTCTGA